The following proteins come from a genomic window of Lycium ferocissimum isolate CSIRO_LF1 chromosome 4, AGI_CSIRO_Lferr_CH_V1, whole genome shotgun sequence:
- the LOC132054008 gene encoding cytochrome P450 94A1-like, producing MADQYLLNFYWVFLLSAALLLYFLVNLGSYSSNKSDNYNTNILPRPYPLLGHVVGILRNRHCMIQWTAELLLVSTTNYKTKFLHFPLRRHPHILTANPANVQHILKTRFDIYQKTKNFRAAHQDLFQDNLFLSEGGQQRWKKLRQLFGHRVNSRSFLKFAMLVTNNEVSNRLLPFLISNTGALVDLNDILRRFTYDVVFRMVLGHDLAYLSTSNSNNLFPQTKFADSFEAAKELSWMRLFSVTWKAKRFLNMGSEKRLQLEISEMREFLRQIISRKNEAARRVLLDQNINYDNDDFISGLLLMSSNNNNDQRDDDDDDEEEILIGASINLILAGVETLLAALKWFFLSVSKNPNVEDKIVKEVKDEKKDIRDMIYTHASIFESMRLYPPVPLGGLEATQDDVLPDGTNVNMGTTVIFHTYAMGRSPELWGSDWPDFRPERWLKRSEENHETFLARDSYTYPVFHGGPRICLGKEIALAQMKTVVAAVLRRFHFVPAMEEKDYELLYSSPSSNGFLVKVVHRK from the coding sequence ATGGCAGATCAATATCTTTTGAATTTCTATTGGGTGTTTTTGTTATCAGCAGCTTTGCTTCTCTATTTTTTGGTTAACCTTGGCTCATACTCGAGTAATAAGTCTgataattacaatactaatatCCTTCCGAGACCATATCCATTGTTAGGTCATGTTGTGGGAATCCTAAGAAATCGACATTGCATGATTCAATGGACAGCTGAGCTATTGCTTGTTTCAACTACTAATTATAAAACCAAATTCCTTCATTTCCCTCTAAGGCGCCACCCTCACATTCTCACTGCTAACCCTGCCAACGTCCAACACATTCTCAAGACTCGCTTTGATATCTACCAGAAAACCAAAAACTTTCGTGCCGCTCATCAGGACTTGTTCCAAGACAACCTTTTCCTATCAGAGGGTGGCCAACAACGTTGGAAAAAACTTAGACAGTTGTTCGGCCACCGAGTTAATTCAAGATCATTTCTTAAGTTTGCCATGCTAGTCACTAACAATGAAGTATCCAATCGTCTCCTTCCTTTTCTCATCTCCAATACGGGTGCCCTTGTAGATCTTAATGACATCCTACGCAGATTCACATACGACGTTGTATTTCGAATGGTACTTGGCCACGACCTGGCCTATTTATCTACTAGTAACAGTAATAATTTGTTCCCACAGACCAAATTCGCTGACTCTTTCGAGGCTGCAAAAGAACTCAGCTGGATGAGGTTATTTTCTGTAACATGGAAAGCCAAACGGTTTCTCAATATGGGCTCTGAAAAGAGACTCCAACTTGAAATCTCCGAAATGAGAGAATTTCTTAGACAAATAATAAGCAGGAAGAATGAAGCTGCTCGACGAGTACTGCTTGATCAAAACattaattatgataatgatgatttcatATCTGGATTATTATTAAtgagtagtaataataataacgatcAGCgggatgacgatgatgatgatgaggaggaGATCCTTATCGGTGCCTCCATAAATCTCATTCTGGCAGGCGTGGAGACCCTTCTAGCAGCTTTAAAATGGTTTTTCTTGTCAGTTTCAAAGAACCCAAACGTGGAAGATAAGATTGTTAAAGAAGTCAAAGATGAGAAAAAGGATATTAGGGATATGATTTATACCCATGCTTCAATTTTTGAAAGCATGAGACTTTACCCTCCAGTCCCTCTAGGTGGACTGGAAGCTACACAAGACGATGTATTGCCTGATGGTACAAATGTGAACATGGGGACTACTGTTATCTTTCATACTTACGCAATGGGGAGGTCACCGGAATTGTGGGGTTCCGATTGGCCGGATTTCCGTCCTGAGAGGTGGCTCAAGAGAAGTGAAGAAAATCATGAGACTTTCTTGGCTAGAGACTCTTACACATATCCAGTGTTCCATGGAGGTCCAAGAATTTGTTTGGGAAAAGAGATTGCGTTGGCGCAAATGAAAACTGTCGTCGCCGCTGTCTTACGCCGGTTTCATTTTGTGCCGGCCATGGAGGAAAAAGATTATGAACTTCTTTACTCGTCTCCGTCCAGTAATGGCTTTCTTGTAAAAGTTGTACATCGTAAATAA
- the LOC132054007 gene encoding uncharacterized protein LOC132054007, protein MSDSIVQLEYCDRVPQEYEAQLGCVGYAPGLLYSFLTQKSNRVLSGNSSLFSQKDIEVAKNANRLDVFDPKLYPKESDFESLLQDFSLAYGKWDFDPLEFGNPFTENERSVHIWQGCEDKIVPCHLQRYVSKRLRWVHYHEVGDGGHALWHVGPVGEAILRSLLLGEDPHPSTI, encoded by the exons ATGAGCGATTCGATTGTTCAACTGGAATATTGTGATCGTGTCCCACAAGAGTATGAGGCCCAATTAGGCTGTGTTGG CTATGCTCCTGGCCTACTCTACTCATTTTTGACACAAAAATCGAATCGTGTTTTATCGGGCAATTCGTCTTTGTTTAGCCAGAAGGACATAGAAGTAGCAAAGAATGCAAATAGATTGGATGTTTTTGACCCG AAACTTTATCCGAAGGAAAGTGATTTTGAGTCTCTTCTCCAAGATTTTAGTTTGGCTTATGGAAAGTGGGACTTTGATCCACTAGAATTTGGTAATCCATTTACTGAAAATGAAAGGTCAGTTCATATTTGGCAAGGTTGTGAGGACAAGATAGTGCCGTGTCACTTACAAAGATATGTATCCAAAAGGCTACGTTGGGTTCATTATCATGAAGTTGGCGATGGAGGACATGCTTTATGGCATGTTGGTCCGGTTGGTGAagctattttgaggtcccttcTGCTTGGAGAAGACCCACATCCATcaacaatataa